From one Streptomyces sp. CA-210063 genomic stretch:
- a CDS encoding MFS transporter produces MPSASGTTPGKLPFVVWVLAAGTFLMGTTEFVVAGLLPELAGDLGVSVSHAGLLITAFAIGMIVGAPTMAMATLRLPQRRTLILALSVFCLGHLVAALSTSFTIVLIARVVTALATGAFWSVGFVVATAAAGRHNATRATGVMIGGLTLANVVGVPIGSFAGQFTGWRGPFWALAVLSGLAAVFIGRFIPAQEQHVEVSIRDEVRALRQGRLWLALGAAMLIMGGVLATYTYVAPLLTDRAGIPAGAVPLVLIAFGVGALGGTTTGGRLGDRRPMVTTITAAAATALVLLLMIPLSGNPVTATLLVFLMGLTGFTVNPVVTALAMRFAGDAPTLTSALTTSAFNIGIAAGSALAGTALESSLGLTGPPLVGTVIATLTLLPLIALAVHDSSSQGRIVARSSAPTQRRRDEPATQVPSQH; encoded by the coding sequence ATGCCTTCCGCATCCGGGACCACCCCCGGCAAGCTGCCCTTCGTCGTCTGGGTGCTCGCCGCAGGCACGTTCCTGATGGGGACCACCGAGTTCGTCGTCGCCGGCCTGCTGCCGGAGCTGGCCGGTGACCTCGGCGTCAGCGTCTCCCACGCCGGCCTCCTGATCACCGCCTTCGCCATCGGCATGATCGTCGGCGCGCCGACCATGGCCATGGCGACCCTGCGCCTTCCTCAACGCCGGACGCTGATCCTGGCCCTGTCCGTGTTCTGCCTCGGACATCTCGTCGCCGCCCTCAGCACGTCCTTCACGATCGTCCTCATCGCCCGCGTCGTCACGGCCCTGGCCACCGGAGCGTTCTGGTCCGTCGGCTTCGTCGTCGCCACCGCCGCCGCAGGCCGGCACAACGCCACCCGCGCCACGGGCGTCATGATCGGCGGTCTGACCCTGGCCAACGTCGTCGGCGTGCCGATCGGCTCCTTCGCCGGCCAGTTCACGGGCTGGCGCGGCCCCTTCTGGGCCCTGGCCGTCCTCTCCGGGCTCGCCGCCGTGTTCATCGGCCGCTTCATCCCGGCCCAGGAGCAGCACGTCGAGGTGTCCATCCGGGACGAGGTCCGGGCTCTGCGCCAGGGCCGGCTGTGGCTGGCGCTCGGCGCCGCCATGCTGATCATGGGCGGCGTCCTGGCGACGTACACCTATGTCGCACCGCTGCTGACCGACCGCGCGGGCATCCCCGCAGGGGCCGTACCGCTCGTCCTCATCGCCTTCGGCGTCGGCGCGCTGGGCGGCACCACCACCGGAGGCCGCCTGGGCGACCGACGGCCGATGGTCACCACCATCACGGCCGCCGCGGCCACCGCCCTGGTCCTGCTCCTGATGATCCCGCTGTCCGGCAACCCGGTGACGGCCACCCTCCTCGTCTTCCTCATGGGCCTGACCGGCTTCACGGTCAACCCGGTGGTCACCGCCCTCGCCATGCGCTTCGCGGGCGATGCCCCCACCCTCACCTCGGCGCTGACCACGTCCGCCTTCAACATCGGCATCGCCGCCGGATCGGCGCTCGCGGGTACGGCCCTGGAGTCCTCACTCGGCCTGACGGGACCGCCCCTGGTGGGCACCGTCATCGCCACCCTCACGCTGCTGCCCCTGATCGCACTCGCCGTCCACGACTCTTCCAGCCAGGGCCGGATCGTGGCCCGGAGCAGCGCTCCCACGCAACGGCGACGCGACGAACCGGCGACGCAGGTGCCGTCGCAACACTGA
- a CDS encoding helix-turn-helix domain-containing protein codes for MTSNVPLNELGEFLKKRRSELSPRTVGLPETGGPRRVEGLRREEVAQLASISTDYYTRLEQGRMQASAPVLDIIARVLHLDDDERGYLFQLAGKTTTRTRRHGRQKVQPQLQRVLDDLTATPAIVQGRRGDILAWNALAAALVTDFSRIPEKHRNYPRLIFTDPAMRSLYADWEGSARIAVAQVRMEAAQYPEDPRLTELVGELSTRDKQFAKWWGDHRVAARTVGTKTLNHPVVGELVLDWDTLTANTDPDQHLTVWTAAPGSPTHERLRILASWATDQNMAPSSSLR; via the coding sequence ATGACCAGCAACGTTCCTCTCAATGAGCTCGGCGAATTCCTTAAGAAGCGCCGCTCCGAGCTGAGCCCGCGCACGGTCGGGCTGCCGGAGACGGGCGGGCCCCGCCGGGTGGAAGGACTGCGCCGTGAGGAGGTCGCCCAGCTCGCCTCGATCAGCACGGACTACTACACGCGCCTTGAGCAGGGCCGTATGCAGGCGTCGGCTCCCGTGCTGGACATCATCGCCCGCGTTCTCCACCTGGACGACGACGAGCGGGGCTATCTCTTCCAGCTCGCGGGCAAGACCACCACGCGCACCCGGCGGCACGGCAGGCAGAAGGTCCAGCCGCAGCTGCAACGGGTGCTGGACGATCTCACCGCGACCCCGGCCATCGTGCAGGGGCGGCGCGGTGACATTCTGGCGTGGAACGCGCTGGCGGCCGCGCTGGTCACCGACTTCTCCCGTATTCCGGAGAAGCACCGCAACTACCCGCGGCTCATCTTCACCGACCCGGCGATGCGCAGCCTGTACGCCGACTGGGAGGGCTCGGCGCGGATCGCCGTGGCGCAGGTGCGGATGGAAGCCGCGCAGTATCCCGAGGACCCGCGTCTGACCGAGTTGGTCGGTGAACTGTCCACACGTGACAAGCAGTTCGCGAAGTGGTGGGGCGATCACCGGGTCGCCGCCCGCACCGTGGGCACCAAGACTCTCAACCACCCGGTCGTCGGCGAACTCGTCCTCGACTGGGACACCCTCACCGCCAACACCGACCCCGACCAGCACCTCACCGTCTGGACCGCCGCCCCCGGTTCCCCCACCCACGAGCGGCTGCGCATCCTCGCCTCCTGGGCCACCGACCAGAACATGGCGCCGTCGTCTTCCCTCCGCTGA
- a CDS encoding XdhC family protein, which produces MLNIADTLHRWCREERPFALATVVDVTGSAPLPIGTSVAVDEDGNAIGSISGGCVEGAVYELCRQVLHDQGPPQRAWFGYSDDDAFAVGLTCGGELDVLVRRVDPAAEPHLGAALTEAVEGRPAAVAQVVDGPEGLLGATLSVLGDSWIADSALGDGPTGRAVADRATARLRTGRTARLAVGGDADTCPEKLSVLVHAAATRPRMIVFGAIDFAAALAQAGRFLGHHVTVCDARPVFATEARFPHADEVVVDWPHRYLAQTAVDARTAVCVLTHDAKFDIPLLQLALDLPVGYVGAMGSRRTHEERLRRLREVGVTQEQLARLRSPIGLDLGARTPEETAISITAEIIAHANRASGLPLVRVSGPIHRVSGAVPKTARHEGGMVSGTC; this is translated from the coding sequence ATGCTCAACATCGCGGACACACTGCACCGCTGGTGCCGCGAGGAACGCCCCTTCGCCCTGGCCACCGTCGTCGACGTCACCGGCAGCGCACCCCTGCCCATCGGTACGTCGGTGGCCGTGGATGAAGACGGCAACGCCATCGGCAGCATCTCCGGCGGGTGCGTCGAGGGCGCGGTGTACGAACTGTGCCGACAGGTGCTGCACGACCAGGGCCCGCCCCAGCGCGCCTGGTTCGGGTACTCCGACGACGACGCCTTCGCCGTGGGCCTGACCTGCGGTGGGGAACTCGATGTGCTCGTGCGGCGTGTCGATCCGGCCGCAGAGCCGCATCTCGGCGCGGCGCTCACCGAGGCGGTCGAGGGCCGGCCCGCCGCCGTCGCCCAGGTCGTGGACGGGCCTGAGGGATTGCTCGGCGCCACTTTGAGCGTCCTCGGCGACAGTTGGATCGCCGACAGCGCGCTCGGCGACGGGCCGACCGGCCGGGCAGTGGCTGACCGGGCCACCGCCCGACTGCGCACCGGACGCACCGCACGCCTCGCCGTCGGCGGAGACGCCGACACCTGCCCCGAGAAGCTCTCCGTCCTCGTCCACGCGGCCGCCACCCGCCCCCGCATGATCGTCTTCGGCGCCATCGACTTCGCCGCCGCCCTCGCCCAAGCCGGCCGCTTCCTCGGCCATCACGTCACCGTGTGCGACGCCCGACCCGTCTTCGCCACCGAGGCACGGTTCCCGCACGCCGACGAGGTGGTCGTCGACTGGCCCCACCGCTACCTGGCACAGACGGCCGTGGACGCCCGTACCGCCGTCTGTGTGCTCACCCACGACGCCAAGTTCGACATCCCCCTGCTGCAGCTGGCACTCGACCTGCCCGTCGGCTACGTCGGCGCGATGGGCTCCCGGCGCACCCACGAAGAGCGCCTTCGCCGTCTCCGCGAAGTCGGCGTCACCCAGGAGCAGTTGGCCCGGCTGCGCTCCCCGATCGGCCTCGACCTCGGCGCCCGTACCCCCGAAGAGACGGCCATCTCCATCACCGCCGAGATCATCGCGCACGCCAACCGTGCGAGTGGCTTGCCTCTGGTCCGGGTCAGCGGCCCGATCCACCGCGTTTCCGGGGCGGTGCCAAAGACAGCGCGGCACGAGGGAGGAATGGTCTCAGGAACGTGCTGA
- a CDS encoding SDR family NAD(P)-dependent oxidoreductase, giving the protein MTVSSAGFTGKVAAVTGAGSGIGRTTTAVVFARAGARVALADLSPDGPRKTARLIEEAGGQALALARSDAASLATGHALVVDGGRSV; this is encoded by the coding sequence ATGACGGTGAGCAGCGCGGGCTTCACCGGGAAGGTGGCCGCCGTGACCGGAGCCGGCTCCGGCATCGGCCGCACCACCACCGCCGTCGTCTTCGCCCGCGCGGGCGCCCGCGTCGCCCTGGCCGACCTGTCCCCGGACGGCCCCCGAAAGACCGCACGGCTCATCGAGGAAGCGGGCGGACAGGCCCTGGCCCTCGCACGCTCGGACGCCGCCTCCTTGGCCACCGGCCACGCCCTGGTCGTCGACGGCGGCCGGAGCGTCTGA
- a CDS encoding SDR family NAD(P)-dependent oxidoreductase, with the protein MTTFALVGAGPGLGLATARRFGAAGHTVALIARDAEKLDGLTATLARDDIQARGYTADVLDIESLTAALYAAAADLGPIEILQYSPVPRADFMKPVLDTSADDLDAPLAFSVKGPVAGVHAVLPGMRELGRGTVLFVNGSSAVRPNPNVAGTSVAFAAESAYARMLHDALAPENIHAAQLIIPGAIRPDAENSSPDVLAERLYDIHVKRDGFRHYAEPLPD; encoded by the coding sequence ATGACGACCTTCGCCCTCGTCGGTGCCGGACCCGGTCTCGGGCTTGCCACCGCCCGCCGCTTCGGAGCCGCCGGCCACACCGTCGCCCTCATCGCCCGCGACGCGGAGAAGCTGGACGGCCTGACCGCCACTCTCGCCCGTGACGACATCCAGGCGCGCGGCTACACGGCCGACGTCCTCGACATCGAGTCCCTGACCGCGGCCCTGTACGCGGCTGCGGCCGACCTGGGGCCCATCGAGATCCTCCAGTACAGCCCCGTGCCCCGCGCCGACTTCATGAAGCCGGTCCTGGACACGAGCGCCGACGACCTCGACGCCCCGCTCGCCTTCTCCGTCAAGGGCCCCGTCGCCGGCGTGCACGCCGTCCTGCCCGGCATGCGGGAACTGGGCCGCGGCACCGTGCTGTTCGTCAACGGCTCCAGTGCCGTACGCCCCAACCCGAACGTCGCCGGCACCTCCGTCGCCTTCGCCGCCGAGAGCGCCTACGCCCGCATGCTGCACGACGCCCTCGCCCCGGAGAACATCCACGCCGCCCAGCTGATCATCCCCGGAGCCATCAGGCCCGACGCCGAGAACAGCAGCCCCGACGTGCTGGCCGAGCGCCTGTACGACATCCACGTCAAGCGGGACGGCTTCCGCCACTACGCCGAGCCCCTGCCCGACTAG
- a CDS encoding HAD family hydrolase codes for MDFLRGAEEAAYRELTAPDAWVPYPDTEPVLRALHQRGLRVAIVSDFAWDLRTHLAHHGLDALIDTCVISYEQGREKPDPQLFLKACADLGADPRATLMVGDNPVRDGGAAACARTSFRRNTAPVSAA; via the coding sequence GTGGACTTTCTGCGCGGCGCGGAGGAGGCGGCCTACCGGGAGCTCACCGCTCCGGACGCCTGGGTTCCCTATCCCGACACCGAACCGGTCCTGCGTGCCCTGCACCAGCGCGGGCTGCGCGTCGCCATCGTCAGCGACTTCGCCTGGGACCTGCGCACCCACCTCGCCCACCACGGGCTGGACGCCTTGATCGACACCTGCGTGATCTCCTACGAGCAGGGCCGCGAGAAGCCCGACCCGCAGCTGTTCCTCAAAGCCTGCGCCGACCTCGGCGCGGACCCGCGCGCCACCCTCATGGTCGGCGACAACCCGGTCCGCGACGGCGGCGCGGCCGCCTGCGCACGTACATCCTTCCGGCGGAACACCGCACCGGTGAGCGCGGCCTGA
- a CDS encoding cyclophilin-like fold protein, translating into MNPARLRALARVVPAAVLLLVMTACADDSPPSSSSSEPASPRASTAPAATTPTGRTTAMNIRLTLDGHHIAATLNDSPTARDFAAQLPLTLSLRDLNQAEKVADLPRKLSTSDAPEGADPQVGDLAYYAPWNQLATYYRDAPYATGLVILGHMADGGTEQLATADEITIEAAP; encoded by the coding sequence ATGAACCCCGCCCGCCTTCGCGCTCTCGCCCGCGTGGTCCCGGCCGCCGTCCTGCTGCTGGTCATGACCGCCTGCGCCGACGATTCCCCACCCTCCTCCTCTTCCTCCGAGCCCGCGTCGCCGCGGGCTTCGACGGCCCCGGCAGCCACGACACCGACCGGCAGGACAACCGCGATGAACATCCGGCTCACCCTCGACGGCCATCACATCGCCGCGACCCTGAACGACAGCCCCACCGCCCGCGACTTCGCCGCCCAGCTCCCCCTGACCCTCTCCCTGCGCGACCTCAACCAGGCCGAGAAGGTCGCCGACCTGCCGCGCAAGCTGTCCACCTCCGACGCTCCGGAAGGCGCCGACCCCCAGGTCGGTGACCTGGCGTACTACGCCCCCTGGAACCAGCTCGCCACCTACTACCGCGACGCCCCCTACGCGACCGGTCTGGTCATCCTCGGACACATGGCCGACGGCGGCACCGAGCAGCTCGCCACCGCCGACGAGATCACCATCGAAGCCGCGCCCTGA
- a CDS encoding glucose 1-dehydrogenase: MHPTYDFHGQVALVTGAGAGMGLATARAFAASGAAVALTDIDEAALNTAAKELTDAGHQVLAVTCDVSDEEQVAAVVDRTVETFGRLDMAYNNAGIQIPPSDAADEPAERFDRVNAINLRGVWACMKHELRHMRAQGSGAIVNCSSLGGLVGLPGRASYHASKHGVIGLTSSAALEYAPRGIRINAVCPGTIDTPMVSDMIAKGELDRAEAEAGQPINRLGTAEEIAQAVLWLCSPGAGFVVGVALPVDGGYVAR; encoded by the coding sequence GTGCATCCCACATACGACTTCCACGGCCAGGTCGCTCTTGTCACCGGGGCCGGCGCCGGTATGGGCCTGGCGACCGCCCGCGCGTTCGCCGCCTCCGGAGCCGCCGTCGCCCTCACCGACATCGACGAAGCGGCCCTGAACACAGCCGCGAAGGAACTCACCGACGCCGGCCACCAAGTTCTCGCTGTCACCTGCGACGTCAGCGACGAGGAGCAGGTCGCCGCCGTCGTCGACCGCACCGTGGAGACCTTCGGCCGCCTCGACATGGCCTACAACAACGCCGGCATCCAGATCCCGCCCAGCGACGCCGCCGACGAACCCGCCGAACGCTTCGACCGCGTCAACGCCATCAACCTCCGTGGCGTCTGGGCCTGCATGAAGCACGAGCTGCGGCACATGCGCGCCCAGGGCAGCGGCGCGATCGTCAACTGCTCGTCCCTCGGCGGCCTGGTCGGCCTCCCCGGCCGCGCCTCTTACCATGCCTCCAAGCACGGGGTCATCGGCCTCACGAGCAGCGCGGCACTCGAATACGCCCCGCGGGGCATCCGGATCAACGCCGTCTGCCCCGGCACCATCGACACCCCCATGGTCAGCGACATGATCGCCAAGGGGGAACTCGACCGCGCCGAGGCCGAGGCCGGCCAGCCCATCAACCGGCTCGGCACGGCTGAGGAGATCGCCCAGGCGGTCCTGTGGCTGTGCAGCCCCGGGGCGGGTTTCGTCGTCGGTGTCGCCCTCCCCGTGGACGGTGGCTACGTCGCCCGCTGA
- a CDS encoding zinc-dependent alcohol dehydrogenase family protein: MRGAVIHAPGDVRFENLDDPEITEPTDAVIRTVATCVCGSDLWPYRGLEPVGDPHPMGHEYVGIVEEVGSEVTNVRPGQFVVGSFATSDNTCANCRNGWQSSCLNREFMSTCQADYVRIPNAHGTLVATDEHPHAEMVPSLLAVSDVMGTAWYAALAAEVKPGSTAVVVGDGAVGLCGVIAAKELGAERIIAMSRHDSRQQLALEFGATDIVTERGDEGIARVKDLTGGIGADSVLECVGTPEAMRQALHSARPGGNVGFVGVPHEVAVDGQELFFSQVGLRGGPAPVRRYLPDLIDRVLTGCINPGKVFDLSLPLDQVAEGYRAMDERRAVKALLKP; this comes from the coding sequence ATGCGCGGAGCAGTCATCCACGCCCCTGGCGACGTGCGCTTCGAGAACCTCGACGACCCGGAGATCACTGAGCCGACCGACGCGGTGATCCGTACGGTCGCCACCTGCGTGTGCGGCTCGGACCTGTGGCCGTATCGCGGTCTCGAGCCAGTCGGCGACCCGCACCCGATGGGGCACGAGTACGTCGGCATCGTCGAGGAGGTGGGCAGCGAGGTCACCAACGTCAGGCCGGGCCAGTTCGTGGTCGGGTCGTTCGCCACCTCGGACAACACCTGCGCGAACTGCCGCAACGGCTGGCAGTCCTCCTGTCTGAACCGCGAGTTCATGAGCACCTGCCAGGCCGACTACGTGCGCATCCCCAACGCCCACGGCACCCTGGTCGCCACCGACGAGCACCCGCATGCCGAGATGGTGCCCAGCCTGCTCGCCGTGTCCGATGTGATGGGCACCGCCTGGTACGCCGCCCTCGCCGCCGAGGTGAAGCCCGGCTCGACGGCCGTAGTGGTCGGCGACGGCGCGGTCGGCCTGTGCGGTGTCATCGCCGCGAAGGAACTGGGTGCGGAGCGGATCATCGCCATGTCCCGGCACGATTCCCGGCAGCAGCTCGCCCTCGAATTCGGCGCCACCGACATCGTCACCGAACGCGGCGACGAAGGCATCGCCCGCGTCAAGGACCTCACCGGCGGCATCGGCGCCGACTCCGTACTGGAGTGCGTCGGCACCCCTGAGGCCATGCGACAGGCCCTGCACTCCGCCCGCCCCGGAGGCAACGTCGGCTTCGTCGGTGTCCCGCACGAGGTGGCGGTCGACGGCCAGGAGCTGTTCTTCTCCCAGGTCGGCCTGCGCGGCGGTCCCGCACCCGTGCGCCGCTACCTGCCCGACCTGATCGACCGCGTCCTGACCGGCTGCATCAACCCGGGCAAGGTCTTCGACCTCAGCCTCCCCCTGGACCAGGTCGCCGAGGGTTACCGGGCGATGGACGAGCGCCGCGCCGTCAAGGCCCTGCTCAAGCCCTGA
- a CDS encoding (R)-mandelonitrile lyase, producing the protein MEFIKQQPSSKAPADWFTGDVWWDVIVAGQEPSRMRANLVRFSPGARTHWHSHALGQTLHVVSGIALIGTRDGTVFEAHPGETVGCPPNEEHWHGAAPDRFMEHIALWEGTGDGTSETTWAEPVTDQQYNGRRTRAQ; encoded by the coding sequence ATGGAATTCATCAAGCAGCAGCCCAGCAGCAAGGCCCCGGCGGACTGGTTCACCGGCGACGTGTGGTGGGACGTCATCGTGGCCGGCCAGGAACCGTCGAGGATGCGCGCCAACCTGGTCCGCTTCTCGCCGGGCGCCCGCACCCACTGGCACTCCCACGCCCTGGGCCAGACCCTGCACGTCGTTTCCGGGATCGCCCTGATCGGCACGCGGGACGGCACCGTCTTCGAGGCCCACCCCGGGGAGACCGTGGGCTGCCCGCCGAACGAGGAACACTGGCACGGCGCCGCCCCCGACCGGTTCATGGAGCACATCGCCCTGTGGGAGGGCACAGGCGACGGCACCTCCGAGACCACTTGGGCCGAGCCGGTCACCGACCAGCAGTACAACGGCCGCCGCACCCGCGCCCAGTAG
- the moaA gene encoding GTP 3',8-cyclase MoaA, which yields MLIDTYGRQATDLRVSLTDRCNLRCTYCMPEEGLQWLGRSDLLTDDEIVRLIGIAVTSLGIEEVRFTGGEPLLRPGLVGIVERVAGLAPRPQMSLTTNGIGLKRTATALKAAGLDRVNVSLDTLRPDVFRTLTRRDRHKDVLEGLHAAREAGLTPVKVNSVLMPGLNDDEAPDLLAWAVEHDYELRFIEQMPLDAQHGWKRDGMITAGDILTSLRTRFELTEEGSRARGSAPAERWLVDGGPHRVGVIASVTRPFCAACDRTRLTADGQIRTCLFAREETDLRAVLRADAPDADIARIWHTAMRGKKAGAGLDDPTFVQPDRPMSAIGG from the coding sequence GTGCTGATCGACACCTACGGCCGACAGGCCACCGACCTGAGGGTCTCGCTGACCGACCGGTGCAACCTGCGCTGCACGTACTGCATGCCCGAGGAGGGCCTGCAGTGGCTGGGCAGGAGCGACCTGCTGACGGACGACGAGATCGTCCGCCTGATCGGCATCGCGGTGACCTCCCTGGGCATCGAGGAGGTCCGCTTCACCGGCGGCGAGCCCCTGCTGCGCCCTGGTCTGGTCGGCATCGTGGAGCGGGTCGCCGGCCTTGCGCCGCGCCCGCAGATGTCCCTCACCACCAACGGCATCGGCCTCAAGCGCACCGCGACCGCGCTGAAGGCGGCGGGCCTGGACCGGGTGAACGTCTCCCTGGACACCCTGCGCCCGGACGTCTTCAGGACCCTCACCCGCCGGGACCGCCACAAGGACGTCCTCGAGGGCCTGCACGCGGCCCGTGAGGCGGGCCTGACCCCGGTGAAGGTCAACTCGGTCCTGATGCCGGGCCTGAACGACGACGAGGCCCCCGACCTGCTGGCCTGGGCGGTCGAGCACGACTACGAGCTGCGTTTCATCGAGCAGATGCCGCTGGACGCCCAGCACGGCTGGAAGCGCGACGGCATGATCACGGCAGGCGACATCCTGACCTCCCTGCGGACCCGCTTCGAGCTGACGGAGGAGGGCTCCCGGGCCCGGGGTTCGGCGCCGGCCGAGCGCTGGCTCGTGGACGGCGGCCCGCATCGCGTGGGCGTGATCGCCTCGGTGACCCGCCCGTTCTGCGCCGCCTGCGACCGCACCCGGCTCACCGCCGACGGCCAGATACGAACCTGCCTGTTCGCCCGGGAGGAGACCGACCTGCGCGCGGTCCTGCGCGCGGACGCACCGGACGCGGATATCGCGCGGATCTGGCATACGGCGATGCGGGGCAAGAAGGCGGGCGCGGGCCTGGACGACCCGACCTTCGTCCAGCCGGACCGCCCGATGTCAGCGATCGGAGGCTAG
- a CDS encoding helix-turn-helix domain-containing protein, whose protein sequence is MLGNMTSNVPLNELGEFLKKRRSQLSPRTVGLPSTSRPRRVEGLRREEVAQLASISTDYYTRLEQGRMQASAPVLDIIARVLHLDDDERGHLFQLAGTTTTRTRRRGVQKVQPQLQRVLEDLASVPAMVQGRRGDILAWNGLAAALVTDFSRIPEKHRNYPRLTFTDPAMRSLHADWETAAQVTVAQLRMEAARYPEDPRLIALVGELSMRDQQFAQWWGDHRVAARTVGTKTLIHPVVGEITLDWDTLTTSTEPDQYMTVWTATPGSPAHERLRILASWAADQNLPASSGWEA, encoded by the coding sequence ATGCTGGGAAACATGACCAGCAACGTCCCCCTGAATGAACTGGGAGAATTCCTCAAGAAGCGCCGCTCACAGCTGAGCCCGCGCACGGTCGGACTTCCGTCGACCAGCCGGCCCCGCCGCGTCGAAGGACTGCGCCGTGAGGAGGTCGCCCAGCTCGCCTCGATCAGCACGGACTACTACACGCGCCTTGAGCAGGGCCGTATGCAGGCGTCGGCTCCCGTGCTGGACATCATCGCCCGGGTGCTCCACCTGGACGACGACGAGCGGGGCCATCTGTTCCAGCTCGCGGGCACGACCACCACGCGCACGCGGCGCCGTGGCGTGCAGAAGGTCCAGCCGCAACTGCAGCGGGTGCTGGAGGACCTCGCCTCCGTCCCGGCCATGGTCCAGGGGCGGCGCGGTGACATTCTGGCGTGGAACGGGCTGGCGGCCGCGCTGGTCACCGATTTCTCCCGCATTCCGGAGAAGCACCGCAACTACCCGCGGCTCACCTTCACCGACCCGGCCATGCGCAGCCTGCACGCCGACTGGGAAACGGCCGCGCAGGTGACGGTGGCGCAGCTGCGGATGGAGGCGGCGAGGTATCCCGAGGACCCTCGTCTGATCGCGCTGGTCGGTGAACTGTCCATGCGCGACCAGCAGTTCGCCCAGTGGTGGGGCGATCACCGGGTCGCCGCCCGCACCGTGGGCACCAAGACCCTGATCCATCCGGTCGTGGGCGAGATCACCCTCGACTGGGACACCCTCACCACCAGCACCGAACCCGACCAGTACATGACGGTCTGGACCGCGACCCCGGGATCCCCCGCGCACGAGCGGCTGCGCATCCTCGCCTCCTGGGCCGCCGACCAGAACCTGCCGGCCTCGTCAGGATGGGAAGCATGA
- a CDS encoding MFS transporter — MTDDRPRKLPFVVLVLSAGTFLMGTTEFVIAGLLPEIAGDLNVSLSQAGLLITAFAAGMIIGAPVMAVATLHLPRRSTLILALVVFALGHLVAALSSSFALVLAARVVTALATGTFWSVGAVVATTAAGPAATSRALGMLLGGLTVATVAGVPLGAWLGQLSGWRGPFWVLAALSAGAATVIGRYIPADERREAPSVRAEFAALRDVRVWLTLSAMTLLMGGVLATYTYISPLLTERAGIPGGAVPMVLIGYGLGALLGTTVGGRLGDRHPLATLLTAAATTTLVLLLLTWLSPSPVAAVVLVTLMGMTGFAATPALGALALRFAGSAPTLASGLSGAAPNVGIAVGSWTAGIALTSPLGQAGPPLVGTVAAALTLVPLTALALMRATRSETPPPRPRAAADQSIGCGTQAIG; from the coding sequence ATGACCGACGACCGACCCCGCAAGCTGCCTTTCGTCGTTCTGGTGCTGTCCGCCGGAACGTTTCTCATGGGCACCACCGAATTCGTCATCGCGGGCCTGCTGCCCGAGATCGCCGGTGATCTGAATGTCTCCCTGTCTCAGGCAGGTTTGCTGATCACGGCGTTCGCGGCGGGCATGATCATCGGCGCACCGGTGATGGCTGTCGCGACGCTGCACCTGCCCCGGCGCTCCACGCTGATCCTCGCGCTCGTCGTCTTCGCCCTCGGCCACCTGGTCGCCGCGCTCAGCTCGTCCTTCGCGCTCGTGCTCGCGGCCCGCGTGGTGACCGCACTGGCCACAGGAACCTTCTGGTCCGTCGGCGCGGTCGTGGCCACGACCGCGGCAGGACCGGCAGCGACGTCACGGGCGCTGGGCATGCTCCTGGGAGGTCTGACCGTGGCCACCGTGGCCGGCGTGCCTCTGGGCGCGTGGCTGGGGCAGCTGTCGGGCTGGCGCGGGCCGTTCTGGGTGCTGGCCGCGCTGTCGGCCGGCGCGGCGACGGTCATCGGCCGGTACATCCCCGCCGACGAGCGACGCGAAGCGCCTTCCGTGCGGGCCGAGTTCGCCGCGCTGCGGGATGTCCGGGTGTGGCTGACGCTGAGTGCCATGACGCTGCTGATGGGCGGTGTCCTGGCGACGTACACCTACATCTCGCCCCTGCTCACCGAGCGGGCCGGCATCCCCGGCGGAGCCGTGCCCATGGTCCTGATCGGCTACGGTCTGGGCGCCCTGCTGGGCACCACGGTCGGCGGGCGCCTGGGCGACCGTCACCCCCTTGCCACGCTCCTCACGGCCGCCGCCACGACCACGCTGGTCCTGCTGTTGCTGACCTGGCTCTCCCCGAGCCCCGTGGCGGCCGTCGTCCTGGTGACACTGATGGGGATGACAGGCTTCGCGGCAACCCCGGCGCTCGGCGCGCTGGCCCTGCGCTTCGCCGGTTCCGCACCCACCCTCGCCTCCGGCCTCAGCGGCGCGGCGCCCAACGTGGGCATCGCCGTCGGCTCCTGGACGGCGGGCATCGCCCTGACCTCACCGCTGGGGCAGGCAGGGCCCCCGCTGGTCGGCACCGTGGCGGCCGCGCTCACCCTCGTACCGCTGACCGCACTCGCGCTGATGCGCGCCACCCGCTCCGAGACGCCTCCGCCTCGGCCCCGAGCAGCCGCAGACCAGTCGATCGGGTGCGGCACTCAGGCCATTGGCTGA